In Rosa chinensis cultivar Old Blush chromosome 1, RchiOBHm-V2, whole genome shotgun sequence, a genomic segment contains:
- the LOC112182828 gene encoding protein HESO1 isoform X3: protein MENTLREIIRVLEPLPTDRETRCQILRELQGAVESVESLRGATVEPFGSFVSELFTRWGDLDVSIEFSKGAYISSYGRKHTQDVLKDLMKAMRMRGGWNRYQFIPNARVPILMVKSNLGNISCDISVNNLKAQMKSKLFLWMNDIDPRFRDMVLLVKEWAKAHNINNSKSGTFNSYSLSLLVIFHFQTCTPAILPPLQDIYTDTLTDDLKGLRDDAERRIEKSCVENMRRFKLNKLRARNKSSLSELFISFLGKFSDLGSKAAELGICTYSGKWERIESNMGWLPKTYCILVEDPFDRPENSARGVGQKALKRISEVFEMSRDRLIAVSYNASLAIESSLLATLVRPHMLRLISNPGYNIKHHQTTHPQYFRAESSHSRTPRHHYNGPPKPNGPFVRELVPPREYNGPPKPNGKGRELVPQRDYNGPPKPSGSYGRELADSSPQGHGHQQLRKMVHSSSQVQPQIQKLVHSPSQVQPQIQKLVHSPSQVQPQIQKLVHSPSQVQPQIQKLVHSPSQVQPQIQKLVHSPSQVQKLVHSPSQVQPQIQKLVHSPSQSQVQPQIQKLVHSPSQVQPQIQKLVHSPSKVQPHIRKSVPSTSRVQSPLQKVKPEMAPMLQAYQKWTPKKPGMQTI, encoded by the exons ATGGAGAATACTCTCAGGGAGATAATACGTGTGCTTGAACCCTTGCCCACGGATCGAGAAACACGATGCCAAATTCTTCGGGAGTTACAAGGAGCTGTTGAGTCTGTAGAGAGCTTAAGAG GTGCAACTGTGGAGCCATTTGGATCATTTGTCTCAGAACTCTTTACTCGCTGGGGAGACTTGGATGTTTCAATTGAGTTCTCAAAAGGCGCATATATTTCTTCTTATGGAAGAAAGCACACACAAGATGTACTAAAAGATTTAATGAAGGCTATGAGAATGAGAG GTGGATGGAACAGGTATCAGTTCATACCTAATGCAAGAGTTCCCATTCTGATGGTCAAAAGTAATCTTGGAAACATCTCCTGTGATATTTCAGTCAATAACCTGAAAGCCCAAATGAAATCAAAACTCTTTTTATGGATGAATGATATAGATCCACGCTTTCGTGATATGGTTTTACTG GTGAAGGAATGGGCAAAAGCACACAATATCAATAATTCAAAATCTGGGACTTTCAATTCATACTCTCTGAGTTTGCTTGTGATCTTCCATTTTCAG acaTGTACACCTGCAATTCTGCCTCCTCTTCAAGACATATATACAGATACTCTCACGGATGATCTTAAAG GCTTGAGGGATGATGCAGAAAGACGTATTGAAAAAAGTTGTGTTGAGAACATGAGAAGATTTAAACTAAACAAATTGAGAGCTCGGAATAAAAGTTCTTTGTCTGAGCTTTTCATTTCATTCCTTGGGAAg TTCTCTGACCTTGGTTCGAAGGCTGCGGAGTTGGGAATTTGCACATATTCTGGAAAATGGGAAAGAATAGAAAGCAATATGGGATGGTTGCCCAAAACCTATTGTATATTG GTTGAAGATCCTTTTGATCGGCCAGAAAATTCTGCAAGAGGTGTCGGCCAAAAAGCATTGAAAAGGATCTCTGAAGTTTTTGAGATGAGTCGTGACAGGCTAATCGCAGTTAGTTACAATGCCTCCTTAGCCATTGAGAGTTCCCTTCTTGCCACACTAGTCCGACCACATATGCTACGTCTTATTAGCAACCCAGGTTACAATATTAAGCACCACCAAACAACTCATCCACAATATTTCAGGGCTGAGAGCTCACATTCACGAACCCCAAGACATCATTATAACGGTCCCCCGAAACCAAATGGTCCTTTTGTACGAGAGTTGGTGCCCCCAAGGGAATATAACGGCCCCCCAAAACCAAATGGTAAGGGACGAGAGTTGGTGCCCCAAAGGGATTATAATGGCCCTCCGAAACCAAGTGGTTCTTATGGACGAGAGTTGGCAGACTCGTCCCCACAAGGACATGGACATCAACAACTACGAAAGATGGTGCACTCATCCTCACAAGTACAGCCACAAATACAGAAGCTGGTGCACTCACCATCACAAGTACAGCCACAAATACAGAAACTGGTGCACTCACCGTCACAAGTACAGCCACAAATACAGAAGCTGGTGCACTCACCGTCACAAGTACAGCCACAAATACAGAAACTGGTGCACTCACCGTCACAAGTACAGCCACAAATACAGAAGCTGGTGCACTCACCGTCACAAG TACAGAAGCTGGTGCACTCACCGTCACAAGTACAGCCACAAATACAGAAGCTGGTACACTCACCGTCACAGTCACAAGTACAGCCACAAATACAGAAGCTGGTGCACTCACCGTCACAAGTACAGCCACAAATACAGAAGCTGGTGCACTCACCGTCAAAAGTACAACCGCATATACGAAAGTCTGTGCCCTCAACCTCACGAGTACAATCACCACTTCAGAAAGTGAAGCCAGAGATGGCACCAATGCTACAGGCGTATCAGAAATGGACACCAAAGAAACCAGGAATGCAGACCATCTGA
- the LOC112182828 gene encoding protein HESO1 isoform X2 produces the protein MENTLREIIRVLEPLPTDRETRCQILRELQGAVESVESLRGATVEPFGSFVSELFTRWGDLDVSIEFSKGAYISSYGRKHTQDVLKDLMKAMRMRGGWNRYQFIPNARVPILMVKSNLGNISCDISVNNLKAQMKSKLFLWMNDIDPRFRDMVLLVKEWAKAHNINNSKSGTFNSYSLSLLVIFHFQTCTPAILPPLQDIYTDTLTDDLKGLRDDAERRIEKSCVENMRRFKLNKLRARNKSSLSELFISFLGKFSDLGSKAAELGICTYSGKWERIESNMGWLPKTYCILVEDPFDRPENSARGVGQKALKRISEVFEMSRDRLIAVSYNASLAIESSLLATLVRPHMLRLISNPGYNIKHHQTTHPQYFRAESSHSRTPRHHYNGPPKPNGPFVRELVPPREYNGPPKPNGKGRELVPQRDYNGPPKPSGSYGRELADSSPQGHGQPQIQKLVHSPSQVQPQIQKLVHSPSQVQPQIQKLVHSPSQVQPQIQKLVHSPSQVQPQIQKLVHSPSQVQPQIQKLVHSPSQSQVQPQIQKLVHSPSQVQPQIQKLVHSPSQSQVQPQIQKLVHSPSQVQPQIQKLVHSPSKVQPHIRKSVPSTSRVQSPLQKVKPEMAPMLQAYQKWTPKKPGMQTI, from the exons ATGGAGAATACTCTCAGGGAGATAATACGTGTGCTTGAACCCTTGCCCACGGATCGAGAAACACGATGCCAAATTCTTCGGGAGTTACAAGGAGCTGTTGAGTCTGTAGAGAGCTTAAGAG GTGCAACTGTGGAGCCATTTGGATCATTTGTCTCAGAACTCTTTACTCGCTGGGGAGACTTGGATGTTTCAATTGAGTTCTCAAAAGGCGCATATATTTCTTCTTATGGAAGAAAGCACACACAAGATGTACTAAAAGATTTAATGAAGGCTATGAGAATGAGAG GTGGATGGAACAGGTATCAGTTCATACCTAATGCAAGAGTTCCCATTCTGATGGTCAAAAGTAATCTTGGAAACATCTCCTGTGATATTTCAGTCAATAACCTGAAAGCCCAAATGAAATCAAAACTCTTTTTATGGATGAATGATATAGATCCACGCTTTCGTGATATGGTTTTACTG GTGAAGGAATGGGCAAAAGCACACAATATCAATAATTCAAAATCTGGGACTTTCAATTCATACTCTCTGAGTTTGCTTGTGATCTTCCATTTTCAG acaTGTACACCTGCAATTCTGCCTCCTCTTCAAGACATATATACAGATACTCTCACGGATGATCTTAAAG GCTTGAGGGATGATGCAGAAAGACGTATTGAAAAAAGTTGTGTTGAGAACATGAGAAGATTTAAACTAAACAAATTGAGAGCTCGGAATAAAAGTTCTTTGTCTGAGCTTTTCATTTCATTCCTTGGGAAg TTCTCTGACCTTGGTTCGAAGGCTGCGGAGTTGGGAATTTGCACATATTCTGGAAAATGGGAAAGAATAGAAAGCAATATGGGATGGTTGCCCAAAACCTATTGTATATTG GTTGAAGATCCTTTTGATCGGCCAGAAAATTCTGCAAGAGGTGTCGGCCAAAAAGCATTGAAAAGGATCTCTGAAGTTTTTGAGATGAGTCGTGACAGGCTAATCGCAGTTAGTTACAATGCCTCCTTAGCCATTGAGAGTTCCCTTCTTGCCACACTAGTCCGACCACATATGCTACGTCTTATTAGCAACCCAGGTTACAATATTAAGCACCACCAAACAACTCATCCACAATATTTCAGGGCTGAGAGCTCACATTCACGAACCCCAAGACATCATTATAACGGTCCCCCGAAACCAAATGGTCCTTTTGTACGAGAGTTGGTGCCCCCAAGGGAATATAACGGCCCCCCAAAACCAAATGGTAAGGGACGAGAGTTGGTGCCCCAAAGGGATTATAATGGCCCTCCGAAACCAAGTGGTTCTTATGGACGAGAGTTGGCAGACTCGTCCCCACAAGGACATGGAC AGCCACAAATACAGAAGCTGGTGCACTCACCATCACAAGTACAGCCACAAATACAGAAACTGGTGCACTCACCGTCACAAGTACAGCCACAAATACAGAAGCTGGTGCACTCACCGTCACAAGTACAGCCACAAATACAGAAACTGGTGCACTCACCGTCACAAGTACAGCCACAAATACAGAAGCTGGTGCACTCACCGTCACAAGTACAGCCACAAATACAGAAGCTGGTACACTCACCGTCACAGTCACAAGTACAGCCACAAATACAGAAGCTGGTGCACTCACCGTCACAAGTACAGCCACAAATACAGAAGCTGGTACACTCACCGTCACAGTCACAAGTACAGCCACAAATACAGAAGCTGGTGCACTCACCGTCACAAGTACAGCCACAAATACAGAAGCTGGTGCACTCACCGTCAAAAGTACAACCGCATATACGAAAGTCTGTGCCCTCAACCTCACGAGTACAATCACCACTTCAGAAAGTGAAGCCAGAGATGGCACCAATGCTACAGGCGTATCAGAAATGGACACCAAAGAAACCAGGAATGCAGACCATCTGA
- the LOC112182828 gene encoding protein HESO1 isoform X1, with protein MENTLREIIRVLEPLPTDRETRCQILRELQGAVESVESLRGATVEPFGSFVSELFTRWGDLDVSIEFSKGAYISSYGRKHTQDVLKDLMKAMRMRGGWNRYQFIPNARVPILMVKSNLGNISCDISVNNLKAQMKSKLFLWMNDIDPRFRDMVLLVKEWAKAHNINNSKSGTFNSYSLSLLVIFHFQTCTPAILPPLQDIYTDTLTDDLKGLRDDAERRIEKSCVENMRRFKLNKLRARNKSSLSELFISFLGKFSDLGSKAAELGICTYSGKWERIESNMGWLPKTYCILVEDPFDRPENSARGVGQKALKRISEVFEMSRDRLIAVSYNASLAIESSLLATLVRPHMLRLISNPGYNIKHHQTTHPQYFRAESSHSRTPRHHYNGPPKPNGPFVRELVPPREYNGPPKPNGKGRELVPQRDYNGPPKPSGSYGRELADSSPQGHGHQQLRKMVHSSSQVQPQIQKLVHSPSQVQPQIQKLVHSPSQVQPQIQKLVHSPSQVQPQIQKLVHSPSQVQPQIQKLVHSPSQVQPQIQKLVHSPSQSQVQPQIQKLVHSPSQVQPQIQKLVHSPSQSQVQPQIQKLVHSPSQVQPQIQKLVHSPSKVQPHIRKSVPSTSRVQSPLQKVKPEMAPMLQAYQKWTPKKPGMQTI; from the exons ATGGAGAATACTCTCAGGGAGATAATACGTGTGCTTGAACCCTTGCCCACGGATCGAGAAACACGATGCCAAATTCTTCGGGAGTTACAAGGAGCTGTTGAGTCTGTAGAGAGCTTAAGAG GTGCAACTGTGGAGCCATTTGGATCATTTGTCTCAGAACTCTTTACTCGCTGGGGAGACTTGGATGTTTCAATTGAGTTCTCAAAAGGCGCATATATTTCTTCTTATGGAAGAAAGCACACACAAGATGTACTAAAAGATTTAATGAAGGCTATGAGAATGAGAG GTGGATGGAACAGGTATCAGTTCATACCTAATGCAAGAGTTCCCATTCTGATGGTCAAAAGTAATCTTGGAAACATCTCCTGTGATATTTCAGTCAATAACCTGAAAGCCCAAATGAAATCAAAACTCTTTTTATGGATGAATGATATAGATCCACGCTTTCGTGATATGGTTTTACTG GTGAAGGAATGGGCAAAAGCACACAATATCAATAATTCAAAATCTGGGACTTTCAATTCATACTCTCTGAGTTTGCTTGTGATCTTCCATTTTCAG acaTGTACACCTGCAATTCTGCCTCCTCTTCAAGACATATATACAGATACTCTCACGGATGATCTTAAAG GCTTGAGGGATGATGCAGAAAGACGTATTGAAAAAAGTTGTGTTGAGAACATGAGAAGATTTAAACTAAACAAATTGAGAGCTCGGAATAAAAGTTCTTTGTCTGAGCTTTTCATTTCATTCCTTGGGAAg TTCTCTGACCTTGGTTCGAAGGCTGCGGAGTTGGGAATTTGCACATATTCTGGAAAATGGGAAAGAATAGAAAGCAATATGGGATGGTTGCCCAAAACCTATTGTATATTG GTTGAAGATCCTTTTGATCGGCCAGAAAATTCTGCAAGAGGTGTCGGCCAAAAAGCATTGAAAAGGATCTCTGAAGTTTTTGAGATGAGTCGTGACAGGCTAATCGCAGTTAGTTACAATGCCTCCTTAGCCATTGAGAGTTCCCTTCTTGCCACACTAGTCCGACCACATATGCTACGTCTTATTAGCAACCCAGGTTACAATATTAAGCACCACCAAACAACTCATCCACAATATTTCAGGGCTGAGAGCTCACATTCACGAACCCCAAGACATCATTATAACGGTCCCCCGAAACCAAATGGTCCTTTTGTACGAGAGTTGGTGCCCCCAAGGGAATATAACGGCCCCCCAAAACCAAATGGTAAGGGACGAGAGTTGGTGCCCCAAAGGGATTATAATGGCCCTCCGAAACCAAGTGGTTCTTATGGACGAGAGTTGGCAGACTCGTCCCCACAAGGACATGGACATCAACAACTACGAAAGATGGTGCACTCATCCTCACAAGTACAGCCACAAATACAGAAGCTGGTGCACTCACCATCACAAGTACAGCCACAAATACAGAAACTGGTGCACTCACCGTCACAAGTACAGCCACAAATACAGAAGCTGGTGCACTCACCGTCACAAGTACAGCCACAAATACAGAAACTGGTGCACTCACCGTCACAAGTACAGCCACAAATACAGAAGCTGGTGCACTCACCGTCACAAGTACAGCCACAAATACAGAAGCTGGTACACTCACCGTCACAGTCACAAGTACAGCCACAAATACAGAAGCTGGTGCACTCACCGTCACAAGTACAGCCACAAATACAGAAGCTGGTACACTCACCGTCACAGTCACAAGTACAGCCACAAATACAGAAGCTGGTGCACTCACCGTCACAAGTACAGCCACAAATACAGAAGCTGGTGCACTCACCGTCAAAAGTACAACCGCATATACGAAAGTCTGTGCCCTCAACCTCACGAGTACAATCACCACTTCAGAAAGTGAAGCCAGAGATGGCACCAATGCTACAGGCGTATCAGAAATGGACACCAAAGAAACCAGGAATGCAGACCATCTGA
- the LOC112182828 gene encoding protein HESO1 isoform X4 codes for MENTLREIIRVLEPLPTDRETRCQILRELQGAVESVESLRGATVEPFGSFVSELFTRWGDLDVSIEFSKGAYISSYGRKHTQDVLKDLMKAMRMRGGWNRYQFIPNARVPILMVKSNLGNISCDISVNNLKAQMKSKLFLWMNDIDPRFRDMVLLVKEWAKAHNINNSKSGTFNSYSLSLLVIFHFQTCTPAILPPLQDIYTDTLTDDLKGLRDDAERRIEKSCVENMRRFKLNKLRARNKSSLSELFISFLGKFSDLGSKAAELGICTYSGKWERIESNMGWLPKTYCILVEDPFDRPENSARGVGQKALKRISEVFEMSRDRLIAVSYNASLAIESSLLATLVRPHMLRLISNPGYNIKHHQTTHPQYFRAESSHSRTPRHHYNGPPKPNGPFVRELVPPREYNGPPKPNGKGRELVPQRDYNGPPKPSGSYGRELADSSPQGHGHQQLRKMVHSSSQVQPQIQKLVHSPSQVQPQIQKLVHSPSQVQPQIQKLVHSPSQVQPQIQKLVHSPSQVQPQIQKLVHSPSQVQPQIQKLVHSPSQVQPHIRKSVPSTSRVQSPLQKVKPEMAPMLQAYQKWTPKKPGMQTI; via the exons ATGGAGAATACTCTCAGGGAGATAATACGTGTGCTTGAACCCTTGCCCACGGATCGAGAAACACGATGCCAAATTCTTCGGGAGTTACAAGGAGCTGTTGAGTCTGTAGAGAGCTTAAGAG GTGCAACTGTGGAGCCATTTGGATCATTTGTCTCAGAACTCTTTACTCGCTGGGGAGACTTGGATGTTTCAATTGAGTTCTCAAAAGGCGCATATATTTCTTCTTATGGAAGAAAGCACACACAAGATGTACTAAAAGATTTAATGAAGGCTATGAGAATGAGAG GTGGATGGAACAGGTATCAGTTCATACCTAATGCAAGAGTTCCCATTCTGATGGTCAAAAGTAATCTTGGAAACATCTCCTGTGATATTTCAGTCAATAACCTGAAAGCCCAAATGAAATCAAAACTCTTTTTATGGATGAATGATATAGATCCACGCTTTCGTGATATGGTTTTACTG GTGAAGGAATGGGCAAAAGCACACAATATCAATAATTCAAAATCTGGGACTTTCAATTCATACTCTCTGAGTTTGCTTGTGATCTTCCATTTTCAG acaTGTACACCTGCAATTCTGCCTCCTCTTCAAGACATATATACAGATACTCTCACGGATGATCTTAAAG GCTTGAGGGATGATGCAGAAAGACGTATTGAAAAAAGTTGTGTTGAGAACATGAGAAGATTTAAACTAAACAAATTGAGAGCTCGGAATAAAAGTTCTTTGTCTGAGCTTTTCATTTCATTCCTTGGGAAg TTCTCTGACCTTGGTTCGAAGGCTGCGGAGTTGGGAATTTGCACATATTCTGGAAAATGGGAAAGAATAGAAAGCAATATGGGATGGTTGCCCAAAACCTATTGTATATTG GTTGAAGATCCTTTTGATCGGCCAGAAAATTCTGCAAGAGGTGTCGGCCAAAAAGCATTGAAAAGGATCTCTGAAGTTTTTGAGATGAGTCGTGACAGGCTAATCGCAGTTAGTTACAATGCCTCCTTAGCCATTGAGAGTTCCCTTCTTGCCACACTAGTCCGACCACATATGCTACGTCTTATTAGCAACCCAGGTTACAATATTAAGCACCACCAAACAACTCATCCACAATATTTCAGGGCTGAGAGCTCACATTCACGAACCCCAAGACATCATTATAACGGTCCCCCGAAACCAAATGGTCCTTTTGTACGAGAGTTGGTGCCCCCAAGGGAATATAACGGCCCCCCAAAACCAAATGGTAAGGGACGAGAGTTGGTGCCCCAAAGGGATTATAATGGCCCTCCGAAACCAAGTGGTTCTTATGGACGAGAGTTGGCAGACTCGTCCCCACAAGGACATGGACATCAACAACTACGAAAGATGGTGCACTCATCCTCACAAGTACAGCCACAAATACAGAAGCTGGTGCACTCACCATCACAAGTACAGCCACAAATACAGAAACTGGTGCACTCACCGTCACAAGTACAGCCACAAATACAGAAGCTGGTGCACTCACCGTCACAAGTACAGCCACAAATACAGAAACTGGTGCACTCACCGTCACAAGTACAGCCACAAATACAGAAGCTGGTGCACTCACCGTCACAAGTACAGCCACAAATACAGAAGCTGGTACACTCACCGTCACA AGTACAACCGCATATACGAAAGTCTGTGCCCTCAACCTCACGAGTACAATCACCACTTCAGAAAGTGAAGCCAGAGATGGCACCAATGCTACAGGCGTATCAGAAATGGACACCAAAGAAACCAGGAATGCAGACCATCTGA
- the LOC112182828 gene encoding protein HESO1 isoform X5 → MVKSNLGNISCDISVNNLKAQMKSKLFLWMNDIDPRFRDMVLLVKEWAKAHNINNSKSGTFNSYSLSLLVIFHFQTCTPAILPPLQDIYTDTLTDDLKGLRDDAERRIEKSCVENMRRFKLNKLRARNKSSLSELFISFLGKFSDLGSKAAELGICTYSGKWERIESNMGWLPKTYCILVEDPFDRPENSARGVGQKALKRISEVFEMSRDRLIAVSYNASLAIESSLLATLVRPHMLRLISNPGYNIKHHQTTHPQYFRAESSHSRTPRHHYNGPPKPNGPFVRELVPPREYNGPPKPNGKGRELVPQRDYNGPPKPSGSYGRELADSSPQGHGHQQLRKMVHSSSQVQPQIQKLVHSPSQVQPQIQKLVHSPSQVQPQIQKLVHSPSQVQPQIQKLVHSPSQVQPQIQKLVHSPSQVQPQIQKLVHSPSQSQVQPQIQKLVHSPSQVQPQIQKLVHSPSQSQVQPQIQKLVHSPSQVQPQIQKLVHSPSKVQPHIRKSVPSTSRVQSPLQKVKPEMAPMLQAYQKWTPKKPGMQTI, encoded by the exons ATGGTCAAAAGTAATCTTGGAAACATCTCCTGTGATATTTCAGTCAATAACCTGAAAGCCCAAATGAAATCAAAACTCTTTTTATGGATGAATGATATAGATCCACGCTTTCGTGATATGGTTTTACTG GTGAAGGAATGGGCAAAAGCACACAATATCAATAATTCAAAATCTGGGACTTTCAATTCATACTCTCTGAGTTTGCTTGTGATCTTCCATTTTCAG acaTGTACACCTGCAATTCTGCCTCCTCTTCAAGACATATATACAGATACTCTCACGGATGATCTTAAAG GCTTGAGGGATGATGCAGAAAGACGTATTGAAAAAAGTTGTGTTGAGAACATGAGAAGATTTAAACTAAACAAATTGAGAGCTCGGAATAAAAGTTCTTTGTCTGAGCTTTTCATTTCATTCCTTGGGAAg TTCTCTGACCTTGGTTCGAAGGCTGCGGAGTTGGGAATTTGCACATATTCTGGAAAATGGGAAAGAATAGAAAGCAATATGGGATGGTTGCCCAAAACCTATTGTATATTG GTTGAAGATCCTTTTGATCGGCCAGAAAATTCTGCAAGAGGTGTCGGCCAAAAAGCATTGAAAAGGATCTCTGAAGTTTTTGAGATGAGTCGTGACAGGCTAATCGCAGTTAGTTACAATGCCTCCTTAGCCATTGAGAGTTCCCTTCTTGCCACACTAGTCCGACCACATATGCTACGTCTTATTAGCAACCCAGGTTACAATATTAAGCACCACCAAACAACTCATCCACAATATTTCAGGGCTGAGAGCTCACATTCACGAACCCCAAGACATCATTATAACGGTCCCCCGAAACCAAATGGTCCTTTTGTACGAGAGTTGGTGCCCCCAAGGGAATATAACGGCCCCCCAAAACCAAATGGTAAGGGACGAGAGTTGGTGCCCCAAAGGGATTATAATGGCCCTCCGAAACCAAGTGGTTCTTATGGACGAGAGTTGGCAGACTCGTCCCCACAAGGACATGGACATCAACAACTACGAAAGATGGTGCACTCATCCTCACAAGTACAGCCACAAATACAGAAGCTGGTGCACTCACCATCACAAGTACAGCCACAAATACAGAAACTGGTGCACTCACCGTCACAAGTACAGCCACAAATACAGAAGCTGGTGCACTCACCGTCACAAGTACAGCCACAAATACAGAAACTGGTGCACTCACCGTCACAAGTACAGCCACAAATACAGAAGCTGGTGCACTCACCGTCACAAGTACAGCCACAAATACAGAAGCTGGTACACTCACCGTCACAGTCACAAGTACAGCCACAAATACAGAAGCTGGTGCACTCACCGTCACAAGTACAGCCACAAATACAGAAGCTGGTACACTCACCGTCACAGTCACAAGTACAGCCACAAATACAGAAGCTGGTGCACTCACCGTCACAAGTACAGCCACAAATACAGAAGCTGGTGCACTCACCGTCAAAAGTACAACCGCATATACGAAAGTCTGTGCCCTCAACCTCACGAGTACAATCACCACTTCAGAAAGTGAAGCCAGAGATGGCACCAATGCTACAGGCGTATCAGAAATGGACACCAAAGAAACCAGGAATGCAGACCATCTGA